From the Girardinichthys multiradiatus isolate DD_20200921_A chromosome 22, DD_fGirMul_XY1, whole genome shotgun sequence genome, one window contains:
- the supt3h gene encoding transcription initiation protein SPT3 homolog, which translates to MSSSMAGSATSSSKERSASRTSFIPELQSMLFALGDARRPLYETAALVEDIVHTQLINMLHQACEGAALRGSRVISAEDILFLMRRDKRKLARLLKYLQFRDYKSKLLKTVEEEDMQQEPGGPTAGGNQRRQRLAQDFLAWMDQTGEFLSLAERQEVDPVKQERMERLERHTRNMDPAQYTEFCESRQLSFAKKASKFRDWLDCSSLELKPNSIATEVLSYLAYETVAQIVDLSLLVKQEMTVKTNPISRVISASYIQYNTPTEVKKDPDSPEATPPSTPGSSHSSKSLQGNGSTDSRARQRKRKKSSPATVEPPSGAIQPCHIREAIRRYNYRHTSGYRKSGMAFLAC; encoded by the exons ATGAGCAGTTCCATGGCGGGGTCGGCTACCTCCAGTTCTAAAGAGCGCTCAGCCTCCAGGACCAGCTTCATCCCAGAGCTGCAGAGCATGTT GTTTGCTCTGGGAGATGCTCGCAGGCCTCTGTATGAAACTGCTGCACTGGTAGAGGACATTGTTCACACACAGCTCATTAATATG CTGCATCAGGCCTGTGAGGGTGCAGCACTTCGTGGTTCAAGGGTCATTTCAGCGGAGGACATCCTGTTTCTGATGAGGAGAGACAAG AGGAAACTGGCACGATTATTAAAATATCTTCAGTTTAGAGATTACAAATCCAAACTACTAAAAACTGTAGAggaagaagacatgcagcaggagCCAG GTGGTCCAACTGCTGGTGGAAATCAGCGCAGGCAGCGTCTGGCCCAGGACTTCCTGGCATGGATGGATCAAACTGGTGAATTCCTTTCATTGGCTGAGAGACAGGAAGTTGACCCAGTCAAACAGGAGAGgatggag CGTTTGGAGCGACACACTCGAAACATGGATCCAGCTCAGTACACAGAGTTCTGCGAGAGTCGACAGCTCAGCTTCG CCAAAAAAGCATCAAAGTTTCGGGACTGGCTGGACTGCAGCAGCCTAGAGCTCAAACCCAACAGTATCGCCACAGAGGTCCTCTCATACCTGGCCTATGAGACAGTTGCACAG ATTGTAGATTTATCTCTATTAGTGAAGCAGGAGATGACTGTGAAGACTAATCCTATCAGCCGTGTGATCTCCGCCAGCTACATCCAATACAACACACCCACTGAG GTAAAGAAGGATCCAGATTCACCTGAAGCCACACCCCCGTCAACTCCAGGCTCCTCCCACTCATCAAAGTCCCTCCAGGGGAACGGAAGCACCGACAGCAGAGCCAGACAGAGGAAGCGGAAAAAG AGCTCTCCAGCCACAGTGGAGCCTCCTAGTGGAGCCATCCAGCCATGTCACATCAGAGAGGCCATCAGAAGATACAACTACAGACACACA AGTGGATACAGGAAGAGTGGAATGGCattccttgcctgctga